A part of Synechococcales cyanobacterium T60_A2020_003 genomic DNA contains:
- a CDS encoding MBL fold metallo-hydrolase has protein sequence MYLTWLDNNSWLWEINGRRILVDPWLVGDLVFLKAPWFFEGKNPHPHPIPGDIDLILLSQGLPDHAHPETLRQMDRQIPVVASPNAAEVVTKLGYAQVTPLPAGKGFQLNNTIGIRAVPGAAIGPFLTENAYILTDLATGLTLYYEPHGFPDDSLDAFAPIDVVITPVADLTVPMAGPIIQGYQTAVDLAKRVRPQVMLPTTEGGNVQYTGLLAQILNRAGGADTVRAQLADACPETRFLTPRPGDRTEIVLTPYRTAAPKG, from the coding sequence TAGGCGAATTCTCGTTGATCCTTGGCTAGTGGGAGACCTAGTATTTCTGAAGGCTCCCTGGTTCTTTGAAGGTAAAAATCCTCACCCTCACCCTATTCCAGGGGATATCGACCTTATTCTGCTATCCCAGGGATTACCCGATCACGCCCACCCCGAAACGCTACGCCAGATGGATCGGCAAATTCCCGTGGTCGCCTCCCCCAATGCAGCCGAAGTCGTCACCAAGTTGGGATATGCCCAAGTGACCCCATTACCCGCTGGTAAAGGTTTTCAGCTCAACAATACCATTGGAATTCGAGCCGTTCCCGGTGCGGCCATTGGCCCCTTCCTAACCGAGAATGCCTACATCCTGACCGACTTAGCCACGGGGCTGACTTTGTATTACGAACCCCACGGCTTTCCCGATGATTCCCTCGACGCCTTTGCGCCCATTGATGTGGTGATTACCCCGGTCGCTGACCTCACGGTTCCGATGGCGGGGCCCATTATCCAGGGCTATCAAACAGCGGTGGATTTGGCAAAGCGGGTGCGGCCTCAAGTGATGCTGCCCACGACGGAAGGGGGCAATGTGCAGTATACAGGGTTGCTTGCCCAGATTCTTAACAGAGCGGGTGGGGCGGACACCGTGCGGGCGCAGCTTGCTGACGCTTGCCCTGAAACACGATTTTTAACCCCTCGACCGGGCGATCGCACCGAAATAGTGCTGACCCCCTACCGCACTG